A region from the Desmospora profundinema genome encodes:
- a CDS encoding bifunctional metallophosphatase/5'-nucleotidase → MRIKWGHLFLIVLLCTACLLGPVTSVEAAQGPNAVDLKILALNDLHGQLNVSQQIEGQEAGRADYLAAYIKEREKNHKHVWKVHQGDMVGASAPISSLLQDEPTIEVLNKLKFDVGTVGNHEFDEGVDEMFRLIYGGTHEKTGYFKGANFPYTVANVVWKDSGKTILPSHHIKRVQGIPVGFIGVVTKSTPSIVMPEGVKDVEFLDETESINREVKKLKKKGVKAIIVLAHEGGTQNTATGEMTGPIVDIAKGVDEEVDLILAGHSHRYLNGTVDGKLIVQAYSSGTAFAEVDLKLDKRTRDITHKEAEVVTTFHSGMKPDRRIARMVAKYEEIVAPIINEEIAQAGQTISREPNEAGESALGNLVADAQRQRMDTDFAFMNPGGIRADIREGTVTWGDLYNVQPFGNELVTMTLTGDQIKRLLEQQWQDGRTRFLQISGLTYTWDPSRSHGDRVLDIRKADGTVVEADTAYTVTANRFIATGGDGFTVFTEATDQVVGPVDLQALIDYIRQLPQPFSYEIEGRITRINPS, encoded by the coding sequence ATGAGAATCAAATGGGGACATCTGTTTCTGATTGTTTTGTTGTGTACCGCCTGTCTGCTTGGACCGGTAACCTCCGTGGAAGCCGCCCAGGGACCGAATGCGGTGGATCTGAAAATCCTCGCCCTCAACGATTTGCATGGTCAATTAAATGTGAGCCAGCAAATTGAAGGCCAGGAAGCGGGACGAGCCGATTATTTGGCCGCCTACATAAAAGAGCGGGAGAAGAATCACAAACATGTGTGGAAAGTGCATCAAGGGGACATGGTGGGAGCCAGCGCCCCTATTTCATCCCTGTTGCAGGACGAGCCCACCATTGAAGTCCTAAACAAACTGAAATTTGATGTGGGCACCGTCGGCAACCACGAATTTGACGAAGGCGTCGATGAAATGTTCCGCCTGATCTACGGTGGAACTCACGAAAAAACCGGCTATTTCAAGGGAGCCAATTTCCCTTATACCGTTGCCAACGTGGTGTGGAAAGATTCCGGGAAGACCATCCTCCCCTCCCATCACATTAAGCGGGTCCAAGGAATCCCGGTCGGGTTTATCGGCGTTGTTACCAAAAGCACCCCCAGCATCGTGATGCCCGAAGGTGTCAAAGATGTCGAGTTCCTGGACGAAACGGAATCGATCAACCGTGAAGTGAAAAAGTTGAAGAAAAAGGGTGTCAAAGCGATCATCGTCCTCGCCCATGAAGGAGGCACCCAGAACACGGCCACCGGTGAGATGACAGGCCCCATCGTCGACATCGCCAAAGGGGTGGATGAGGAAGTGGACCTCATCCTGGCCGGCCATTCTCACCGTTATCTGAACGGCACTGTTGACGGCAAGCTGATCGTTCAGGCATACAGCAGCGGCACCGCCTTTGCCGAAGTGGACCTGAAACTGGATAAACGCACCCGGGACATCACACACAAAGAAGCGGAAGTGGTGACCACCTTCCACTCCGGTATGAAACCGGACCGCCGGATCGCCCGGATGGTCGCCAAATATGAAGAAATCGTTGCGCCGATCATCAATGAGGAGATTGCGCAAGCCGGCCAAACGATCTCCCGTGAGCCCAATGAAGCCGGCGAATCCGCATTGGGCAATCTGGTAGCGGATGCTCAACGTCAGCGGATGGATACGGATTTCGCCTTTATGAACCCCGGCGGGATCCGGGCAGATATCCGGGAGGGGACCGTTACCTGGGGAGACTTGTACAACGTGCAGCCGTTCGGTAACGAATTGGTAACCATGACGTTGACTGGTGACCAGATTAAACGCCTCCTGGAACAGCAGTGGCAGGACGGGCGCACCCGTTTTCTCCAGATTTCTGGCCTTACTTACACCTGGGACCCTTCCCGTTCCCATGGGGATCGCGTCCTTGACATCCGGAAAGCGGACGGCACAGTCGTGGAAGCGGACACCGCCTATACCGTGACCGCCAACCGTTTCATCGCCACCGGCGGGGACGGCTTCACCGTTTTCACCGAAGCCACCGACCAAGTGGTGGGACCGGTCGATCTACAAGCGCTGATCGATTATATCCGTCAGCTCCCCCAGCCGTTCTCTTACGAAATCGAAGGGCGGATCACGCGGATCAACCCATCATAA
- a CDS encoding peroxiredoxin yields MATRLVGLPAPDFEMESTKNLETLDEKVKLSDYEGKWLVLFFYPLDFTFVCPTEITALSDRYEEFEDLDTEIIGVSTDSKFSHRAWIKTPRDENGLGDIKYPLGADTTHQVSRDYGVLLEDEGIALRGLFIIDPEGIVRYQVVTDNNIGRSVDETLRVLQALQTGGLCPSDWKPGQQTL; encoded by the coding sequence ATGGCAACTCGTTTGGTTGGATTACCTGCACCGGATTTCGAAATGGAGAGCACGAAAAATCTCGAAACGCTGGACGAAAAAGTGAAGCTTTCCGACTACGAGGGGAAATGGCTGGTTCTTTTCTTCTATCCCCTGGATTTCACCTTCGTATGCCCGACGGAAATCACGGCCCTGAGTGACCGCTATGAAGAGTTTGAAGATCTGGATACGGAGATCATCGGAGTCAGCACCGACAGCAAATTCTCCCACCGGGCTTGGATCAAGACTCCCCGGGATGAAAACGGACTGGGCGACATCAAGTATCCGCTGGGCGCCGACACGACCCACCAAGTCAGCCGCGATTACGGTGTGCTGCTGGAGGATGAAGGCATCGCCCTGCGCGGTCTGTTTATCATCGACCCCGAGGGGATTGTGCGCTACCAAGTGGTAACCGACAACAACATCGGCCGCAGCGTGGATGAAACCCTGCGCGTGCTGCAAGCGCTGCAGACCGGCGGCCTGTGCCCCTCCGACTGGAAACCGGGCCAGCAAACCCTTTGA
- a CDS encoding redoxin domain-containing protein produces MALRLRTPMPELKGATEWVNGEVNNEELKGKPVLVHFWSISCGLCKENMPEVLKIRDENRDKGLRVIGIHMPRSEKDTQIGPVKETIEKYEMTHPQAIDNQHRIVDAFENQFVPAFYLFDEEGQLRHRSAGEKALKMMEKPLKRVLGINE; encoded by the coding sequence ATGGCACTGCGTCTGCGTACACCCATGCCTGAGTTGAAAGGGGCGACGGAATGGGTGAACGGCGAAGTGAACAACGAAGAGCTGAAAGGAAAGCCGGTTCTGGTCCACTTCTGGTCCATCAGCTGCGGTCTGTGCAAAGAGAACATGCCGGAAGTGCTGAAGATCCGGGATGAAAACCGGGATAAGGGTTTACGGGTGATCGGCATCCATATGCCCCGTTCCGAAAAGGATACCCAGATCGGACCCGTCAAGGAAACCATCGAAAAGTACGAAATGACCCATCCCCAGGCGATTGATAACCAGCACCGTATCGTGGATGCGTTTGAAAACCAGTTTGTTCCCGCATTTTATCTATTTGATGAGGAAGGTCAATTGCGCCACCGTTCCGCTGGCGAAAAAGCCCTGAAAATGATGGAGAAACCTCTCAAGCGCGTCTTGGGAATCAACGAGTAA
- the gcvH gene encoding glycine cleavage system protein GcvH produces the protein MNLPKELRYSDEHEWVKQEGGNKVRIGITDFAQSELGDIVFVELPEVGDELEVNEPFGSVESVKTVSELYAPVSGKVVEVNGELEDSPENVNEAPYESGWMIVVEMTDSSDLDKLMEADKYEAMVSTD, from the coding sequence ATGAACCTGCCTAAGGAATTGCGTTACAGTGATGAGCACGAGTGGGTGAAACAAGAAGGGGGCAACAAAGTCCGGATCGGTATTACCGACTTTGCCCAGTCTGAACTGGGGGATATCGTTTTCGTGGAACTGCCGGAAGTGGGCGATGAACTGGAGGTCAACGAACCGTTCGGGAGTGTAGAATCCGTCAAAACGGTTTCCGAACTGTATGCGCCGGTCAGCGGAAAAGTGGTGGAAGTGAACGGAGAACTGGAAGACTCCCCGGAAAACGTCAATGAAGCTCCCTACGAAAGCGGATGGATGATCGTGGTGGAGATGACCGATTCCTCCGATCTGGACAAGCTGATGGAAGCGGACAAATACGAAGCAATGGTATCTACCGACTAA
- a CDS encoding ketopantoate reductase family protein, which produces MRILVVGAGAVGGYFGGRLAEAGRDVTFLVRERRRQELKERGLVIRSVHGDWREAVSTVVSGEAADPFDLVLLAVKAYYLEASIRDLEPYIGEETRILPLLNGVIHLDRLREVFGEERVLGGLCFIETTLNAQGEVEQYSERHDLFYGALTDGQQKWLHRLDETFAGVRAEVRRSDDIRREVWKKYLFIATFSGITSLMGSAIGPVRETASGLASLSRLFSDIVTAASVREPELVPSLREEVWRTLVELEPSMKSSMLRDMEKGTAVEVDHLHGSLLDLTGPDTDLSLLRAVVARLKVYETVRRMDK; this is translated from the coding sequence ATGCGAATATTGGTGGTGGGAGCCGGTGCCGTTGGCGGATATTTTGGCGGGCGTTTGGCTGAGGCGGGAAGGGATGTCACATTTTTGGTACGGGAGCGCCGCCGGCAGGAACTAAAAGAACGAGGGCTGGTCATCCGCAGCGTTCACGGCGATTGGCGGGAAGCGGTTTCCACTGTCGTTTCCGGTGAAGCGGCCGACCCGTTTGATCTGGTGCTGCTGGCGGTAAAAGCGTATTACCTGGAGGCGTCAATCAGGGACTTGGAACCTTATATCGGCGAAGAGACGCGGATCCTGCCTTTGCTCAACGGCGTCATCCATCTGGATCGTCTGCGGGAAGTCTTCGGGGAAGAACGGGTTCTGGGCGGATTGTGTTTTATCGAAACCACCTTAAACGCCCAGGGTGAGGTGGAACAATACAGTGAGCGTCACGATCTATTCTATGGAGCACTGACCGATGGACAGCAAAAATGGCTGCACCGCCTAGACGAGACATTTGCCGGGGTCCGGGCAGAGGTGCGACGCTCGGACGACATTCGCCGGGAGGTATGGAAAAAATACTTGTTTATCGCCACCTTCAGCGGAATTACCAGTTTGATGGGAAGCGCGATCGGACCGGTGAGAGAAACTGCGTCAGGGTTGGCGAGTCTCTCCCGGTTGTTTTCTGATATTGTCACCGCAGCCTCTGTTCGGGAACCGGAGCTGGTGCCGTCACTCAGGGAGGAGGTTTGGCGAACACTGGTGGAACTGGAACCATCGATGAAATCCTCCATGCTGCGGGATATGGAAAAGGGAACTGCCGTTGAAGTGGACCATCTTCATGGATCCCTGCTTGACCTGACCGGACCGGATACCGACCTTTCCCTGCTCCGAGCGGTGGTGGCACGTTTGAAAGTGTATGAAACGGTCCGCAGGATGGACAAATAA
- the udk gene encoding uridine kinase, with amino-acid sequence MKRPIIIGVAGGSGSGKTTVARNICERFSDSVALIEQDAYYKDQAHLPLEERVKTNYDHPLAFDNELLIQHLHQLLRREPIEKPVYDYSLHTRAPKRVTIHPKDVIIMEGILILEDEGLREMMDIKVFVDTDADVRILRRLERDMKTRGRSLDSVIQQYLTVVRPMHQQFIEPSKRYADLIIPEGGYNQVAVDLLVNQIRTIVSQNARPFH; translated from the coding sequence ATGAAGCGACCGATTATCATCGGAGTCGCCGGCGGGAGTGGTTCCGGTAAAACCACTGTCGCCCGCAATATCTGCGAACGCTTTTCCGACTCCGTCGCCCTGATTGAGCAAGATGCTTATTATAAAGACCAAGCCCATCTTCCTCTGGAAGAACGGGTCAAGACGAACTATGACCACCCGCTGGCTTTCGACAATGAGCTATTGATTCAGCATCTGCATCAACTGCTTCGACGGGAACCGATCGAAAAGCCAGTGTACGATTACTCCTTGCATACCCGTGCACCCAAAAGGGTGACCATCCACCCCAAGGATGTCATCATTATGGAAGGGATTCTGATCCTGGAAGACGAAGGACTGCGGGAAATGATGGACATCAAGGTCTTCGTCGACACAGATGCCGATGTCCGCATCTTACGCCGGTTGGAACGGGACATGAAAACGCGGGGGCGTAGCCTCGACTCCGTCATACAGCAGTATCTCACCGTCGTCCGTCCTATGCATCAGCAGTTTATTGAACCCAGCAAGCGATACGCCGATCTGATCATTCCCGAAGGGGGCTACAACCAGGTGGCGGTCGATCTCTTGGTCAACCAGATTCGGACCATCGTTTCCCAAAATGCCCGCCCTTTCCATTAA
- a CDS encoding DeoR/GlpR family DNA-binding transcription regulator — protein sequence MIRSMFAEERKHQILHYIEQQDRASVGELSEAFGVSEVTIRRDLKELEQEGLLRRTHGGALSNRPDTAFEPSMLEKESSFAGEKERIVQKAAAMIQSGETLFLDSGTTVLALARLLPPIPGVKVVTNSNPVLQTLSSVESLELISTGGTVRPGTQSLVGPFAEQVLQSIHVDRLFLGMNGVHPERGLTTPNLMEARMKQWMIRSAREVVLLCDSSKLGQMSFARVAPVQAVHRLVTDTGASKETVRAIEEHGVEVILA from the coding sequence GTGATCAGATCCATGTTTGCTGAAGAGAGAAAACATCAGATTCTGCACTATATTGAGCAACAGGATCGTGCTTCCGTGGGAGAGTTGAGTGAGGCGTTCGGTGTGTCGGAGGTGACGATCCGGCGGGACCTGAAGGAACTGGAGCAAGAAGGGTTGTTGCGCCGGACACATGGGGGAGCGTTGTCCAATCGACCGGATACAGCGTTTGAGCCCAGCATGCTGGAAAAAGAGTCCTCTTTTGCCGGGGAAAAGGAACGGATTGTTCAGAAAGCGGCAGCGATGATTCAATCCGGTGAGACACTGTTCTTGGATTCGGGAACCACAGTTCTGGCTTTGGCCCGGTTGTTGCCTCCTATCCCGGGAGTGAAGGTGGTAACCAACTCCAACCCTGTTTTGCAAACGCTTTCGTCTGTGGAAAGCCTCGAACTGATCAGCACGGGCGGGACGGTACGTCCGGGGACGCAGTCCCTGGTGGGGCCGTTTGCGGAACAGGTGTTGCAATCGATACATGTAGACCGTCTGTTTCTGGGTATGAACGGAGTCCATCCGGAACGGGGGCTTACCACCCCCAACCTGATGGAAGCACGGATGAAACAATGGATGATCCGGTCGGCGAGGGAGGTGGTGCTGCTCTGTGATTCCAGCAAACTGGGACAGATGTCCTTTGCCCGCGTGGCGCCGGTCCAGGCGGTCCATCGTCTGGTGACGGATACGGGAGCATCGAAGGAGACGGTAAGGGCCATTGAGGAGCACGGGGTGGAGGTGATTTTGGCGTGA
- the pfkB gene encoding 1-phosphofructokinase gives MSDAVHILTVTLNPALDKMITLPALTRGEVNRAQSVRVDPGGKGINVARALTLWGGDSLAAGWIGKQDRGTLISRLQDRGIPASFVEVEGETRTNLKIMESKAGRVTDLNEPGFTVGASEMDRLMEQYRSWLKMTSWVVLSGSLPPGSPSDWYYHLIREARSRDKPVVLDTSGEALQEGLKAVPTVVKPNRDELEGWLGKPIRGDDDLLEAACGWLRKGVEWVVVSLGADGAWFVTEEGIYRSRPPAVADAHPVGAGDAMVAGLVWGLSRSMSPEEIARWATAAGALAASKPGTQFGTFEEVNRWVKRVALQRWDR, from the coding sequence GTGAGTGATGCTGTGCATATATTAACGGTTACATTAAACCCGGCACTGGATAAAATGATCACCTTGCCTGCGCTGACACGGGGGGAGGTAAACCGGGCACAATCGGTCCGTGTGGACCCCGGCGGAAAAGGAATCAATGTGGCCCGCGCGTTGACGTTGTGGGGAGGCGATTCGTTGGCTGCAGGCTGGATCGGCAAACAAGACAGAGGCACACTGATCAGTCGTCTGCAGGATCGGGGTATTCCCGCCTCTTTTGTGGAGGTGGAGGGAGAGACTCGTACCAATCTCAAGATCATGGAGTCGAAAGCGGGCCGGGTTACCGACTTGAATGAACCGGGTTTTACTGTGGGAGCAAGCGAGATGGATCGATTGATGGAACAATATCGATCATGGCTGAAAATGACTTCCTGGGTGGTTCTTTCCGGCAGCCTCCCACCTGGATCCCCGTCAGATTGGTATTATCATTTGATCCGCGAAGCCCGTTCCCGGGACAAACCGGTGGTATTGGATACGTCCGGGGAAGCGCTGCAGGAGGGCCTGAAAGCGGTTCCGACTGTAGTAAAGCCCAACCGTGACGAGTTGGAAGGTTGGCTGGGAAAGCCGATCCGAGGGGACGACGATCTGTTGGAAGCCGCCTGCGGCTGGTTGCGAAAGGGAGTGGAATGGGTGGTGGTTTCCCTTGGTGCCGACGGCGCATGGTTTGTGACAGAAGAGGGGATTTACCGAAGCCGGCCGCCGGCGGTTGCCGACGCCCACCCCGTCGGTGCCGGTGATGCGATGGTAGCGGGGCTCGTTTGGGGATTGTCCCGTTCCATGTCCCCGGAGGAAATTGCCCGCTGGGCTACCGCTGCCGGAGCCCTTGCCGCATCCAAACCGGGTACCCAGTTCGGTACTTTTGAGGAGGTGAATCGCTGGGTTAAACGGGTGGCATTGCAACGGTGGGACCGATGA
- a CDS encoding PTS fructose transporter subunit IIC — translation MKKLIAVTGCPTGIAHTYMAAESLQKAAKAKGIEIKVETRGATGVENRLTDEDIREAHAIILSSDVDAEEERFAGKPVLRVALREAIKEGERLIEEALEQKASPVEAKEEKDDSDPIPQVKKESRVGFYKHLMNGVSFMIPLVVAGGLIIALSFTFGINAAEEEGSLAANLMLIGGGSAFALMVPVLAGFIAFSIADKAGLAPGLVGGMLASHTGAGFLGGIIAGFLAGYLARWMKDHIRLPRNLEGLKPILIIPLLATLAVGLLMLYVIGTPIKGVMDAMTGWLQSLGTGNAALMGLLLGAMMAVDMGGPVNKAAYTFGVGLLGSEIYGPMAAVMAAGMTPPLGIWLATLAAKRKFNREEREAGKAAGILGLSFITEGAIPFAAADPFRVIPACVAGSAVTGALAMGLGSTLRAPHGGIFVLPIPNAVGNLGMFVLALAAGMAVTALLLWLLKKDLEADTAKSAA, via the coding sequence ATGAAGAAGTTGATCGCGGTGACCGGTTGTCCGACAGGGATCGCCCACACCTATATGGCGGCCGAATCCCTGCAGAAGGCGGCAAAAGCCAAAGGTATCGAGATCAAAGTGGAGACCCGCGGGGCGACCGGAGTGGAAAACCGCTTAACCGATGAGGACATACGCGAGGCCCATGCTATTATCCTTTCATCCGACGTGGATGCTGAAGAGGAGCGGTTTGCCGGTAAACCGGTCTTGCGGGTGGCCTTGCGGGAAGCCATCAAAGAAGGGGAGCGATTGATCGAGGAAGCGTTGGAGCAAAAAGCGTCACCGGTTGAGGCTAAAGAGGAGAAGGATGATTCCGATCCCATCCCCCAAGTGAAAAAAGAATCCCGCGTCGGTTTTTACAAACACTTGATGAACGGAGTCTCATTCATGATTCCCTTGGTGGTGGCCGGGGGCCTGATCATCGCCCTCTCTTTCACCTTTGGCATTAACGCCGCCGAAGAAGAGGGCTCTCTGGCCGCCAATCTGATGCTGATCGGCGGTGGAAGTGCTTTCGCTCTCATGGTGCCGGTGTTGGCCGGGTTCATTGCTTTCTCCATCGCCGACAAGGCAGGGCTGGCCCCCGGATTGGTCGGCGGAATGCTGGCTTCCCATACCGGGGCCGGTTTCCTCGGTGGGATTATCGCTGGTTTTCTCGCCGGTTATTTGGCCCGTTGGATGAAAGACCATATTCGTTTGCCCCGAAACTTGGAAGGGTTGAAGCCGATTTTGATCATTCCGCTGTTGGCGACGCTGGCGGTTGGATTGTTGATGTTGTACGTGATCGGAACCCCGATCAAAGGGGTTATGGACGCCATGACCGGCTGGCTGCAAAGTTTGGGCACAGGCAACGCTGCCCTGATGGGACTTCTGCTGGGAGCGATGATGGCTGTCGATATGGGCGGCCCCGTCAACAAGGCGGCCTACACCTTTGGTGTCGGGCTGCTGGGAAGCGAGATCTACGGTCCGATGGCCGCCGTCATGGCGGCGGGTATGACTCCGCCCCTGGGCATCTGGCTGGCCACCCTGGCGGCCAAGCGCAAGTTTAACCGGGAGGAGCGGGAAGCGGGCAAAGCAGCCGGTATCCTGGGACTCTCCTTTATCACCGAAGGAGCGATTCCCTTTGCCGCAGCAGATCCCTTCCGTGTGATTCCGGCTTGTGTCGCCGGCTCTGCAGTGACAGGCGCATTGGCTATGGGCCTGGGGAGCACCTTACGCGCACCCCATGGCGGTATCTTCGTCCTGCCGATCCCTAATGCCGTCGGCAATCTGGGGATGTTCGTCCTGGCCTTGGCAGCGGGGATGGCCGTAACCGCCTTGCTCTTGTGGCTGTTGAAGAAGGATTTGGAGGCAGACACCGCCAAATCCGCGGCGTAA
- the pckA gene encoding phosphoenolpyruvate carboxykinase (ATP), which translates to MDTEVFVSGSVSGSFHGTVHNNLSTSQLIEQALHRKEGRLTSTGAFMATTGKYTGRSPKDKYLVDEPAVHHHIDWGSVNRPMEPAVFDHLATAVQQYLANKDVFIFDGFAGSDRKHRLPLRVINEYAWHNLFARQLFVRPTEEEFARHQPEFTVISAPGFLADPKRDGTRSETFIAVSLERRIILIGGTQYAGEMKKSIFSVMNYLLPDQGVLPMHCSANRGTNGDTALFFGLSGTGKTTLSADPDRQLIGDDEHGWSDTGVFNIEGGCYAKCIGLSEEKEPQIWNAIRFGTVLENVALDERGVADYSSSVYTENTRAAYPVDYIPGARIPGVGDHPETILFLTADAFGVLPPIAKLTPEQAMYHFLSGYTSKLAGTERGVTEPETTFSTCFGAPFLPRPARVYAEMLGEKIARHQSRVYLVNTGWSGGPYGTGQRMKLAYTRAMVKSALNGSLDQAGFTPDTVFGIHIPDSCPSVPSDILQPRRTWDDPDAYDRKARELALRFQENFRRFTDVGDAIRNAGPRI; encoded by the coding sequence ATGGATACCGAGGTATTTGTAAGCGGTTCGGTGAGCGGATCCTTTCATGGAACCGTTCACAACAATTTGTCCACTTCTCAATTGATTGAACAAGCCCTTCATCGCAAAGAAGGAAGATTAACGTCCACGGGCGCGTTTATGGCCACTACCGGAAAGTACACCGGCCGTTCCCCCAAGGACAAGTATCTCGTGGACGAACCAGCGGTCCACCATCATATTGACTGGGGCAGTGTCAATCGCCCGATGGAGCCTGCTGTCTTCGACCACCTGGCAACAGCCGTGCAGCAATATCTGGCGAACAAAGATGTCTTCATTTTTGACGGTTTTGCGGGAAGCGACCGTAAACACCGTCTCCCACTCCGGGTGATTAATGAATACGCTTGGCACAATCTGTTTGCCCGCCAGCTATTTGTCCGACCGACAGAGGAGGAGTTTGCCCGTCACCAACCGGAATTTACCGTGATCAGTGCTCCCGGTTTTCTGGCGGATCCAAAGAGGGATGGAACCCGGTCGGAGACGTTTATCGCCGTTAGCCTGGAACGCCGCATCATCCTGATCGGCGGCACCCAGTACGCCGGTGAGATGAAAAAGTCCATTTTCAGCGTGATGAACTATTTGTTGCCGGATCAAGGTGTCCTTCCCATGCACTGTTCAGCCAATCGGGGTACCAATGGTGATACCGCCCTCTTCTTCGGATTGTCGGGAACGGGAAAAACCACCCTGTCCGCCGATCCGGACCGACAACTGATCGGAGACGATGAACACGGTTGGTCGGACACCGGTGTTTTCAACATCGAAGGCGGATGTTACGCCAAGTGCATCGGTCTGTCGGAGGAGAAAGAACCGCAGATCTGGAATGCCATCCGGTTCGGAACGGTACTGGAAAACGTGGCTCTCGACGAACGGGGGGTAGCGGACTACAGCAGTTCCGTATATACGGAGAATACCCGTGCCGCCTATCCGGTGGACTATATTCCCGGTGCACGCATCCCCGGAGTAGGCGATCATCCGGAAACCATCCTGTTTTTAACCGCAGACGCCTTTGGAGTCCTTCCCCCGATCGCCAAACTAACACCGGAACAAGCCATGTATCATTTTTTATCCGGCTACACCAGTAAGCTGGCTGGAACAGAGCGGGGAGTAACCGAACCGGAAACCACCTTTTCCACCTGCTTCGGCGCCCCCTTCCTGCCACGACCGGCCCGGGTGTACGCCGAGATGCTCGGGGAAAAAATAGCCCGCCACCAATCCCGGGTTTACTTGGTCAATACCGGCTGGTCCGGCGGCCCCTACGGGACCGGGCAACGGATGAAACTGGCCTACACCCGTGCCATGGTGAAATCCGCCCTGAATGGCAGTCTGGATCAGGCCGGATTTACCCCCGACACGGTGTTTGGCATTCACATTCCCGATTCGTGCCCCTCAGTGCCGTCGGACATCCTGCAGCCCCGCCGAACCTGGGATGATCCCGACGCTTATGATCGAAAGGCGCGGGAACTGGCTCTTCGCTTTCAGGAAAATTTCCGGAGGTTCACCGATGTAGGAGACGCCATCCGGAATGCAGGACCACGCATATAA
- a CDS encoding S1 RNA-binding domain-containing protein has translation MSQLAEGSVVSGEVVAIKPFGAFVKLESGETGLIHISQISTKFVEKVEDELSVGDTVKAKVLSIDSSGKISLSIKALSDDRPRGPRGRRGRGGAPDFEDMMKKWMKSSEERLSALAAKQKKGR, from the coding sequence ATGAGTCAGCTAGCGGAAGGATCCGTCGTGAGCGGAGAAGTCGTCGCGATTAAACCCTTCGGGGCTTTCGTCAAATTGGAATCGGGGGAGACGGGCCTCATCCATATCTCTCAAATTTCCACCAAGTTTGTGGAGAAGGTGGAGGATGAATTGTCCGTTGGAGACACCGTTAAGGCCAAGGTGCTTTCCATCGATTCCTCAGGGAAGATCTCCCTCTCCATCAAAGCGCTCAGCGACGACCGTCCCCGTGGACCTCGCGGACGCCGCGGACGCGGAGGTGCGCCGGATTTCGAGGACATGATGAAAAAGTGGATGAAAAGTAGCGAAGAGCGTTTGAGCGCGTTGGCGGCCAAACAAAAGAAGGGGCGCTGA